In the Arachis hypogaea cultivar Tifrunner chromosome 20, arahy.Tifrunner.gnm2.J5K5, whole genome shotgun sequence genome, TAtcacaaacaaaaaaaatgatgccGAACTTCTTCAAACTCAAATCCAAAAGGCCCAAAATACGATAACAATGTATCCAATAGCATTCCCGTAACACtggccaaaaaaaattaaaaatacccaATCCCGTAACGGATTTTCGGAGCTCAGGTGCTACACGGCTCAGCAGCTATGAGCCATCTCCTTTGCCTCTTCTGTGAGACTTCTGCTATTCACCGACAGCAATTATGAATATGAATGACACATACACTACGTGTCAATCTACCGTTGTATTTAAGGGGATCTTTTTATCTGTATACCAATTAACATCTGTATCTTATAACTGGCCAACCCTAAAATATCAATGCATATTaccaaattatttataatatagaaaaaaatagcCCCTAGTTGTATATTGAACACATTGGTACAATCCCATATTCCCATAGATAGAATAATGCCTTCTttgtttataatatatataataattattacaaCTCAACACCAAAAGGGTGGAGTAATAATAATAAGCAAAccaagcttagaaaacatcacaGGCTCTTTTCAATTATTATTCATCTGAGCAAATCTAAACCTTTATTCTTTCAACCACTTGATGAACTTGTTTAAATTCTCACAAGACCTTCCTCCATCTTTTATGGCGTTCAGCAGCTTCTCTTTTAACACATGAGCATTTGATCTTATGTTCTCATCGCTAAGCACTTTATCCACTTTCACTTTTATCTCTTCACGTGAGATCAGTCCATTTTCATCTAAATCAAATCCTAATCCAACCTTCAACTCATCACAAATATATGTTTTGTTAAAGAATTGGTCACCAAAACATGGCCAACACAAGAAGGGGACTCCATTGGACAAACCTTCTATAGTCGAATTCCAACCGCAATGGCTAACAAAACAAGCTATGGCAGGGTGACTTAACACTTTTTGCTGAGGAGCCCATTCAACTATCTTACCTTGATTCCCTTTAAATTCATGGGGGTTGCAATTGGAATCTTGACGCACAACCCAAAGAAATGGTCTATTAGTGAGTTCAAGTCCAAGAACGAGTTCTGTGAATTGTTTTTTATCAAAATGAGTGAGACTTCCGAAAGCAAGATATATGACAGAAGCATGAGGTTGTTGATCAAGCCAATTTATACAAGACAGATCTTCTTCCCAGAATTGTCCCAAAGATCTTTCAGTTACACCTTGATCGTCATCATGGCTTCTCAATAATGGACCAATTGGCAATAACTTTGGTACATAGGACAATGCTTGTGGTTCAAGATCGGGTGTGGAGTTACAAAGCCACCACTCTGTCAATTCCAGAGTTTGCATGCCATGAACAATATTGTTGAACACCAAATTCCCAAACACAGAGTCAAACCCTTTTGCCCACCATATGGATCCTGTGTCCATGTGTGGAAAACTTGGTGATAATTGAAACGTTTCTTGTGTGACTGGTAACCCTGCAgtttcaaaacattaattgttgattatgatCACGATGTGACGTGCATTGCCTCAATGAATGCAGCAGAATTTACAAAAACAATTGTAATAACAATATACACTCACGTTGTAATTAcaaagaattttacaaaattatccaCTCCAATTTATGCTTTTAACTATCAACATGATCATGAAAGATACAACAACAAATAAGTCTTAgaaatattttaagaatttatGAGTGTATGCACAATTTTACACATACATCCAATCATATATAATATCatgttagaagaaaaataattactttttacatAAATCATGTTAatgatcattaaaaaaaaaatcgatgTAACTAGAAAATTGTGTAAAGTATTTTATATTCATAGtacatcaaatttaataattaaaaaaaaatatatttgactaaatattTAAAGATgtacacaaaaattaaaaaaattagataattagacattttttatttcttaaaaagtTTTTGTCgctcaaaagaagaaaatatcTCCTTGGTATAGCATATTCATTTTTAGAGATTGACTATCATTATATAATTGACAACCTCTTAAGGATGAAGTCAAATTTACAAGAACTTACTTATTAAACAATCTTATTTTCATCTTTTCTATTCTAtctttttgtaattgaaaaaaattgatttattcttGAGCAAAGAATCATAGAAAGAACCAA is a window encoding:
- the LOC112786636 gene encoding UDP-glycosyltransferase 83A1, encoding MSVPTMLILPFPAQGHVNPMMILSRRLAENGCNIIFVNAEFIHKKVLSSLGNQEGGVNRQSRIKLVSIPDGLGPDADRNNLREVSDSLMKNMPAMLEKLIEDLRLKDGITVSCIVADSAMAGALKIASKIGIKGVVFYPSSAAMLALQCSIPKLIEDGIIDSSGLPVTQETFQLSPSFPHMDTGSIWWAKGFDSVFGNLVFNNIVHGMQTLELTEWWLCNSTPDLEPQALSYVPKLLPIGPLLRSHDDDQGVTERSLGQFWEEDLSCINWLDQQPHASVIYLAFGSLTHFDKKQFTELVLGLELTNRPFLWVVRQDSNCNPHEFKGNQGKIVEWAPQQKVLSHPAIACFVSHCGWNSTIEGLSNGVPFLCWPCFGDQFFNKTYICDELKVGLGFDLDENGLISREEIKVKVDKVLSDENIRSNAHVLKEKLLNAIKDGGRSCENLNKFIKWLKE